The following are encoded in a window of Prevotella melaninogenica genomic DNA:
- a CDS encoding ribonucleotide-diphosphate reductase subunit beta, with translation MDNQLKRNTLFNPSGDIELRLRRMIGGNTTNLNDFNNMKYSWVSDWYRQAMNNFWIPEEINLSQDFKDYPRLEKAERTAYDKILSFLVFLDSLQSNNLPTLSEYITANEVNLCLHIQAFQECIHSQSYSYMLDTICSPEERNDILYQWKTDEHLLNRNKFIGDCYNEFHEKRDKFSLMKTLIANFILEGIYFYSGFMFFYNLSRNGKMSGSAQEIRYINRDENTHLWLFRSIILELKKEEPDMFTPEKIKVYEDMMREGVRQEIAWGQYVIGNDVQGLNAQMVSDYIRYLGNLRWSGLGFGFLYDDNQKEPENMKWVGQYSNANMVKTDFFEAKSTAYAKSTALIDDL, from the coding sequence ATGGACAATCAATTAAAACGTAATACCTTATTCAATCCTTCAGGCGATATAGAATTGCGCTTGAGACGAATGATTGGTGGCAATACTACTAATTTGAATGACTTCAATAATATGAAGTATTCATGGGTAAGTGACTGGTACAGACAGGCAATGAATAACTTCTGGATTCCAGAAGAAATCAATCTTTCACAAGACTTTAAGGACTATCCACGTCTTGAAAAGGCTGAACGTACAGCCTATGATAAGATTCTGAGCTTCCTTGTCTTCCTTGATTCGCTTCAGAGCAATAACCTCCCAACGCTTAGTGAGTATATCACTGCGAATGAGGTAAACCTCTGTCTGCATATTCAGGCATTCCAAGAGTGTATCCATAGTCAGAGTTATAGCTACATGCTCGACACTATCTGTAGTCCTGAAGAGCGTAACGACATTCTTTATCAGTGGAAGACCGATGAGCATCTCTTGAACCGTAATAAGTTTATTGGTGACTGTTACAATGAGTTCCATGAGAAAAGAGATAAGTTCAGCTTGATGAAAACACTCATTGCCAACTTCATCCTTGAAGGTATTTACTTCTACAGCGGATTTATGTTCTTCTATAATCTCAGCCGAAATGGTAAGATGTCGGGGTCTGCACAGGAGATTCGCTATATCAATAGAGATGAGAATACACACCTCTGGTTGTTCCGTAGCATTATTCTTGAGCTGAAGAAAGAGGAGCCTGATATGTTTACTCCAGAGAAAATAAAGGTTTATGAGGATATGATGCGTGAGGGTGTACGTCAGGAGATAGCATGGGGACAATATGTTATCGGCAATGATGTGCAGGGTCTTAACGCTCAGATGGTGTCTGATTATATCCGTTATTTGGGTAATCTTCGCTGGTCTGGACTTGGCTTCGGTTTCCTCTATGACGACAACCAAAAAGAACCAGAGAACATGAAGTGGGTAGGTCAGTATTCTAATGCTAACATGGTAAAGACCGACTTCTTTGAAGCTAAGAGTACTGCTTACGCCAAGAGTACAGCATTAATTGATGACTTGTAA
- a CDS encoding DUF3108 domain-containing protein: MKKLKIYIVCLFAMIAVSATAQCTFRNTAFSSGEYLTYNLYYNWKFIWVKAGTASWYTVSSTYKGIPAYRASLTTRGNGKLDDYFVLRDTLLTYNSKQMEPLYFRKGAREGKRYTVDEIFYTYPNGRCKLRQHRINNEGKHQWMENTYDDCCFDMMSIFLRARSFNPENWKKGEVVKFPIVDGNSRHAARIVYGGKENIKADNNHKYRCLRLTYYEYEDDKWREIANFYVTDDSNHIPVRLDMSLKFGSAKAFLVSMKGINSPITSEIK, encoded by the coding sequence ATGAAAAAGTTGAAGATTTATATAGTTTGTCTCTTTGCGATGATTGCCGTCAGTGCCACCGCACAGTGTACATTCCGTAACACGGCGTTTAGCAGTGGAGAGTATCTTACCTACAACCTTTATTATAATTGGAAGTTTATTTGGGTAAAGGCAGGTACAGCTTCTTGGTACACGGTTTCCTCTACTTATAAGGGTATTCCGGCTTATCGTGCTTCGTTGACGACACGTGGTAATGGTAAGCTTGACGATTACTTTGTATTGCGTGACACATTACTTACTTATAATTCAAAGCAGATGGAGCCACTCTACTTCCGTAAGGGAGCAAGGGAAGGAAAGCGATATACGGTGGATGAGATATTCTATACTTATCCAAATGGTAGGTGTAAGCTACGCCAACATAGAATCAACAACGAAGGAAAACATCAATGGATGGAGAATACATACGATGATTGTTGTTTCGATATGATGAGTATCTTCTTACGTGCACGTAGTTTCAATCCAGAGAACTGGAAGAAAGGTGAGGTGGTGAAGTTCCCTATCGTAGATGGAAATAGTCGCCATGCCGCTCGTATAGTTTATGGTGGTAAGGAGAATATCAAAGCCGACAATAATCATAAGTATCGTTGTTTGCGTCTCACCTATTATGAATATGAGGATGATAAGTGGCGCGAAATTGCTAACTTCTATGTAACGGACGACAGCAACCATATCCCTGTTCGTCTTGATATGAGTTTGAAGTTTGGTTCAGCAAAGGCTTTCCTTGTTTCTATGAAGGGTATCAATAGTCCGATTACATCAGAGATAAAATAG